One genomic region from Pseudomonas hormoni encodes:
- the lptF gene encoding LPS export ABC transporter permease LptF, with amino-acid sequence MFLIERYVIAEIRRPVVVMVSILVFIFASYSAERYLSDAVEGTLALQAVLEMVFYKVLIALEMLVPVALYASVTLAVGRLCHDSEVIAIAASGASPLRIYRAVLLLAIPISLAVAMLSLYGRPWAYTQAYVLEQQSRTDLDVNHLQAQRFNLNNENGRMILAERIDRTDGRLHDVLIYDPGDSRSRVFRAEQARILDPDPDDPIVELTQGHSYLLKHSASRDIWEKFEHMRLHLLPIERAAEGKRKAASNEVLKASSAPLDKAELQWRQTRGVSATVLALLAIPLSRTRPRQGRFATLLPVTAVFALIYYAADICKTMVGNDTLPLYPGLWTVPLMMSLALLIFLARDLANFRFGYR; translated from the coding sequence ATGTTCCTGATCGAACGCTACGTGATCGCCGAAATCCGGCGGCCGGTGGTGGTGATGGTCAGCATCCTGGTGTTCATCTTTGCCAGCTATTCCGCAGAGCGGTATCTCTCTGACGCAGTCGAGGGCACTCTCGCTTTGCAGGCAGTACTGGAGATGGTGTTCTACAAGGTACTGATTGCCCTAGAAATGCTGGTGCCGGTGGCTTTATATGCCTCGGTAACGCTTGCGGTTGGACGCCTGTGCCATGATTCCGAAGTCATTGCGATAGCGGCCTCGGGTGCAAGCCCGCTGCGGATCTATCGGGCTGTCCTGCTGCTGGCAATTCCAATCTCGCTGGCGGTGGCAATGCTTTCGCTCTACGGGCGCCCCTGGGCTTATACGCAGGCCTATGTACTGGAACAGCAATCCCGAACAGATCTGGACGTCAATCATCTGCAAGCGCAACGGTTCAACCTGAACAACGAAAACGGCAGGATGATTCTGGCAGAACGGATCGACCGGACTGATGGCCGGCTCCACGACGTGCTGATCTATGATCCGGGTGACTCGAGATCCCGTGTGTTTCGCGCCGAGCAAGCCCGCATCCTGGATCCAGATCCAGACGATCCGATCGTGGAGCTGACGCAAGGCCATTCCTATTTGCTCAAGCACAGTGCTTCACGGGACATTTGGGAAAAGTTTGAGCATATGCGGCTGCACTTGCTACCCATCGAACGGGCCGCCGAGGGTAAGCGCAAGGCGGCTTCCAACGAAGTGCTGAAGGCTTCCAGCGCGCCTCTGGACAAGGCCGAATTGCAATGGCGCCAGACGCGGGGCGTAAGCGCGACGGTACTTGCATTGCTCGCCATTCCGTTGAGCCGCACCCGGCCCAGGCAGGGACGATTCGCTACCCTGCTGCCCGTGACCGCCGTCTTCGCCTTGATCTACTACGCCGCGGACATTTGCAAGACGATGGTGGGCAACGACACCCTGCCCTTGTATCCGGGTTTGTGGACAGTGCCGCTAATGATGAGCCTGGCCCTGCTGATTTTCCTGGCGCGCGATCTGGCAAACTTTCGGTTCGGCTACCGATGA
- a CDS encoding nucleotidyltransferase family protein, whose protein sequence is MKSESEARQFTALVLAADRGPADPVAAMAGTGCKALAPVAGVPMVRRVIEALETCDRIDRIVLVGPARNLLAQDASMTQLLDTARVSWLEPASSPSASAARALVRQPADRPVLVTTADHALLCREMVDYFLQQATAGSHDFVVAVTPLDTVLARFPGTRRTSIRLRGGPYCGSNLFAFMTEDARRLASFWQRLEQDRKHPGRVIAGALGLQGVLRYLLGRLTLEQALQQLSGRLGVSIGAVIMPFAEAAIDVDSPLDYQMVERFHAQRYQSIPSDT, encoded by the coding sequence ATGAAAAGCGAATCTGAGGCGAGACAGTTCACCGCTTTGGTCCTGGCTGCTGACAGGGGCCCGGCCGATCCCGTTGCCGCCATGGCCGGGACAGGCTGCAAGGCACTGGCGCCGGTGGCTGGGGTACCCATGGTCCGTCGCGTCATCGAGGCGCTGGAGACCTGTGACCGGATCGACCGAATCGTACTGGTAGGCCCTGCACGGAATTTACTTGCGCAAGATGCCTCGATGACGCAACTGCTGGACACCGCCAGAGTCAGTTGGCTGGAACCCGCCAGCTCCCCCAGTGCCAGTGCGGCGCGGGCGCTGGTGCGTCAACCCGCAGACAGGCCAGTGTTGGTGACTACGGCGGATCATGCGCTGCTCTGCCGGGAAATGGTCGACTATTTTCTTCAGCAAGCGACTGCAGGCAGCCATGACTTTGTGGTGGCGGTGACACCACTGGACACGGTTCTGGCTCGTTTTCCAGGAACCCGCCGAACCAGCATTCGGCTTCGCGGCGGCCCGTATTGCGGCAGCAACCTGTTCGCCTTCATGACCGAGGATGCTCGACGCCTCGCCAGCTTCTGGCAACGGCTCGAACAGGATCGCAAGCATCCCGGGCGGGTCATCGCCGGCGCTCTGGGCCTTCAGGGAGTACTGCGCTATTTGTTGGGGCGGTTAACCCTGGAACAGGCGCTGCAACAGCTTTCCGGCAGGTTGGGGGTGAGTATCGGCGCGGTGATCATGCCCTTTGCGGAGGCCGCTATCGATGTCGATTCGCCGCTGGATTATCAAATGGTGGAGAGGTTTCATGCCCAGAGATATCAATCGATACCGAGCGATACCTGA
- a CDS encoding N-acetyltransferase: MIDNKLPIITRPVLTRLDLKTFISFPGTLYRNDPCWIEPIHYERHELLSEKNPASPHLTWQAWLAWSGTEVVGRITAQIDNLHRELHGHDSGHFGMLEAVDDPAVFDSLFAAAEAWLREHGAARITGPFNLTINQESGLLVEGFDRPPSAMMGHGQRYYDQRLAALGYRQAKDLLAYWMRTDQLHFPPALSAMMARERKRVVIRPLDTRQFRRDMRILREIFNDAWSRNWGFVPFTESEFFELGSQLRLLVPKDMLYIAEVDGEPCAFIVAIPNINEAIASLKGHLLPFGWLRLLWRLYVKGTRTARVPLMGVKQAYQFSRLGPTLALLLIEALKPPFVKRGIEALEMSWILESNAVMRKILDQIGATSYKRYRIYEKRI; encoded by the coding sequence ATGATCGATAACAAGTTACCAATCATTACTCGACCCGTCCTCACACGTTTGGATCTCAAGACATTCATCAGTTTCCCCGGCACCCTGTATCGCAACGATCCTTGCTGGATCGAGCCGATCCATTACGAGCGCCATGAACTCCTTTCTGAAAAGAATCCCGCCTCCCCCCATCTGACATGGCAGGCGTGGCTGGCCTGGTCGGGAACGGAAGTCGTGGGGCGTATCACCGCACAGATCGACAACCTTCACCGGGAATTGCACGGCCATGATTCGGGTCACTTCGGGATGCTTGAAGCCGTGGACGACCCCGCCGTATTCGACAGCCTGTTCGCGGCTGCAGAGGCCTGGCTGCGTGAACATGGCGCTGCACGCATCACAGGCCCCTTCAACCTGACCATCAACCAGGAAAGCGGGCTGCTGGTGGAGGGGTTCGATCGTCCCCCGTCCGCCATGATGGGACACGGACAGCGTTATTATGACCAAAGGCTCGCCGCCCTGGGCTACCGGCAAGCCAAGGATCTGCTCGCCTACTGGATGCGCACCGACCAATTGCACTTCCCACCGGCCTTGTCGGCGATGATGGCGCGTGAGCGAAAACGCGTTGTGATCAGGCCCCTGGACACCCGTCAGTTCCGGCGGGACATGCGAATCCTGCGAGAAATATTCAATGATGCCTGGAGCCGCAACTGGGGCTTCGTACCCTTCACCGAATCCGAATTTTTTGAGCTTGGCAGCCAATTGAGGCTGTTGGTCCCCAAAGACATGTTGTACATCGCCGAAGTCGACGGCGAGCCCTGCGCGTTTATCGTGGCCATACCCAACATCAACGAGGCGATCGCTTCCCTCAAGGGGCACTTGCTGCCCTTTGGCTGGCTGCGGCTGCTGTGGCGGCTGTATGTCAAGGGCACGCGGACTGCGCGCGTGCCCCTGATGGGCGTCAAACAGGCTTACCAGTTCAGCCGATTGGGACCCACACTTGCCTTGCTATTGATCGAAGCGCTCAAGCCGCCCTTCGTCAAACGCGGTATAGAAGCCCTGGAAATGTCCTGGATCCTGGAATCGAATGCGGTCATGCGCAAGATCCTCGATCAGATCGGTGCCACCTCTTACAAGCGCTACCGGATTTATGAAAAGCGAATCTGA
- a CDS encoding fatty acyl-AMP ligase yields the protein MSATITNQILAQRLADFSTLVEALDYAASGQTGMNFYDRHCHLSTSVEYATLRSNAVAIAQRLLGLKLKKGDRVALIADTHPSFVESFFACQYAGLIAVPLLLPSSLGSHRSYVDKLKGLFANCAPAAVLGLEEWLPYIREALEDTRQVFVGTVEQLGELPAVQTLPTVFAEDIAYLQYTSGSTRFPRGVIITQRAVMANVRGIVVDGVGVRPGDRCASWLPFYHDMGLVGFVLAPMAAQLTVDYLQTRDFATRPGQWLKLISQNRVTVSVSPPFGYDLCTRRVRAQEKATLDLSCWRVAGIGAEPIRASVLSRFADCFLDTGFDPASFMPCYGLAESTLAVSFARRGILVDHVDRQVLEYQLRAQKCAADDPGSCAFTNCGAPLPGHRVEIRNAAGLVVAEREVGQIFVQGPSVMSGYFNDPQSTQAALKDDWLDTGDLGYLSQGELHITGRRKDLLIVRGRNIWPQDIEYLVESEPELRPGDAIVFVVPGDDVPKVVVQIQCRIREPESREHLVRTLVAKILSEFGLAADVHLVPPHSLPRTSSGKPSRAEALERFMAQANTDLPYPALEET from the coding sequence ATGTCTGCGACCATCACAAATCAGATATTGGCCCAACGTCTAGCCGACTTTTCCACGCTAGTGGAAGCACTCGATTATGCCGCTTCAGGTCAGACCGGCATGAACTTCTACGACAGGCATTGCCACTTGAGTACCTCGGTTGAATACGCGACGCTCAGAAGTAATGCTGTCGCGATTGCTCAGCGGCTACTTGGGCTCAAGTTGAAGAAAGGCGACCGGGTCGCGCTCATCGCCGATACGCACCCCAGCTTTGTCGAGTCCTTTTTCGCCTGCCAATACGCCGGCCTGATCGCCGTTCCTCTTCTGCTTCCTTCCAGCCTGGGAAGCCATCGTTCCTACGTGGACAAGTTGAAAGGGCTGTTCGCCAATTGCGCCCCGGCGGCCGTTTTAGGGTTGGAGGAATGGCTTCCCTATATCCGCGAAGCGCTGGAGGACACCCGGCAGGTATTCGTAGGAACCGTTGAGCAATTGGGCGAATTGCCCGCGGTGCAGACCCTTCCCACCGTCTTTGCGGAGGACATCGCCTATTTGCAATACACTTCTGGCAGTACCCGCTTTCCTCGTGGCGTAATCATTACCCAGCGCGCGGTGATGGCCAACGTCAGAGGCATCGTCGTGGACGGGGTCGGCGTTCGTCCGGGGGACCGGTGCGCCTCCTGGTTGCCTTTTTACCATGACATGGGGCTGGTGGGTTTTGTCCTCGCGCCCATGGCGGCGCAACTGACTGTCGACTACTTGCAGACCCGGGATTTCGCCACTCGGCCCGGCCAATGGCTCAAGCTTATCAGCCAGAATCGGGTGACTGTTTCGGTATCTCCGCCGTTTGGCTATGACCTTTGTACCCGGCGAGTCAGGGCCCAGGAAAAAGCGACGCTGGATCTCTCCTGCTGGCGTGTCGCGGGGATCGGCGCCGAGCCCATTCGTGCATCGGTGTTGAGCCGTTTCGCGGATTGTTTTCTCGACACCGGATTCGATCCGGCCTCATTCATGCCTTGCTACGGTCTCGCGGAAAGCACACTTGCCGTCAGCTTCGCCCGCCGCGGGATATTGGTGGATCATGTCGATCGCCAGGTATTGGAGTATCAGCTCAGGGCGCAGAAGTGCGCCGCCGATGATCCGGGAAGCTGTGCCTTTACCAATTGTGGCGCACCGTTGCCCGGCCATCGCGTCGAAATCCGCAACGCTGCGGGGCTTGTGGTTGCGGAGCGTGAGGTAGGGCAGATATTCGTGCAGGGGCCCAGCGTAATGTCAGGTTATTTCAATGACCCGCAGAGCACCCAGGCAGCCTTGAAAGATGACTGGCTGGACACCGGTGACCTGGGCTATCTGTCACAAGGTGAACTCCATATCACCGGTCGGCGCAAGGATTTGCTCATCGTCCGCGGTCGAAACATCTGGCCGCAGGATATTGAATACCTGGTGGAGTCCGAACCCGAACTGAGGCCCGGCGATGCCATCGTATTTGTCGTTCCCGGCGATGATGTGCCAAAAGTCGTGGTCCAGATTCAATGCCGTATCCGTGAGCCGGAAAGTCGCGAGCACCTGGTCCGTACCCTGGTCGCGAAGATCCTCAGTGAATTCGGTCTCGCTGCTGACGTACACCTTGTACCTCCTCACTCGCTGCCTCGAACCTCCTCTGGCAAGCCTTCCCGTGCCGAAGCCCTAGAACGATTCATGGCCCAGGCGAACACCGATCTTCCTTATCCAGCACTGGAGGAGACGTGA
- a CDS encoding NAD-dependent epimerase/dehydratase family protein — protein MSARVVSLTGATGFIGSVLRERLVARGVEVRALARSRGGTAEDGTKWIKGTLEDEHALAELTRGADAVIHCAGKVRGRDARDFDAVNVQGSKRLMEAARLGGSCERFLLISSLAARHPTLSWYAASKFEGERQVRAVAGAIPVCIFRPTAVYGPGDRELRPVFEWLLRGWLVTLGQGDSLLSFLHVDDLVSAVMQWLDAPVVQSQTFELCDGQAQGYNWASLASIASDIRNAPVRQAVMPAAVLKGIARANLVLSRFTRRAPMLTPGKVNELMHPDWTCSNALISATLGWEPRILLRQALRNHLF, from the coding sequence GTGAGCGCTCGCGTTGTTTCGCTCACTGGCGCGACTGGCTTCATCGGCAGCGTCCTACGCGAACGACTCGTCGCCCGTGGCGTGGAGGTCCGTGCCTTGGCTCGCTCCAGGGGCGGGACGGCAGAGGATGGAACAAAGTGGATCAAGGGAACACTGGAAGATGAACATGCCCTCGCCGAGCTCACCAGAGGGGCGGATGCCGTCATTCACTGCGCAGGCAAGGTCAGGGGCAGGGACGCCCGAGATTTCGATGCGGTCAATGTGCAGGGCAGCAAGCGCTTGATGGAGGCGGCGCGGCTTGGCGGCAGTTGCGAGCGTTTTCTGCTGATCTCGTCCCTTGCGGCCAGGCATCCGACGTTGTCCTGGTACGCCGCTTCCAAGTTCGAAGGCGAACGGCAGGTCAGGGCCGTTGCGGGGGCGATTCCCGTCTGTATTTTCAGGCCGACCGCCGTGTATGGGCCGGGCGACCGCGAGTTGCGTCCCGTGTTCGAATGGCTTCTGCGCGGCTGGCTGGTGACCCTTGGTCAAGGCGATTCACTGCTGAGCTTTCTCCATGTGGACGATCTGGTCAGTGCCGTCATGCAGTGGCTGGATGCACCTGTCGTGCAATCGCAGACCTTTGAGTTGTGTGACGGCCAGGCGCAGGGGTACAACTGGGCAAGCCTGGCCAGCATCGCCTCCGACATCCGCAATGCACCGGTACGGCAAGCGGTAATGCCTGCCGCGGTATTGAAAGGGATCGCACGAGCGAATCTGGTGCTGTCGCGTTTCACCCGGCGTGCACCCATGCTGACCCCCGGTAAAGTCAATGAGCTGATGCACCCTGACTGGACCTGCAGCAATGCCCTCATCAGCGCGACATTGGGCTGGGAGCCCCGGATTCTCTTACGGCAAGCGTTGCGCAATCACCTGTTCTGA
- a CDS encoding acyl carrier protein, with protein sequence MMITQETILERVMLLIGRLAPPGTPINPNTDLAQDLGMESIKVMDMLMELEDEFDISIHLNILMDVRTPAQLSHAILNLMEHADGTV encoded by the coding sequence ATGATGATCACACAAGAAACGATACTCGAAAGGGTGATGTTACTCATCGGGCGGCTCGCACCACCAGGAACGCCAATCAACCCGAATACCGACCTGGCCCAGGACCTGGGGATGGAGTCGATAAAGGTGATGGACATGCTGATGGAACTGGAAGACGAATTCGACATCTCGATCCATCTCAATATTTTGATGGATGTGCGCACGCCTGCGCAGTTGTCTCACGCCATTCTTAACCTGATGGAGCATGCCGATGGGACTGTTTGA
- the spt gene encoding serine palmitoyltransferase — protein MGLFDKFGKLATERASLSDSQLHPFGIRIDEMYSPTEGSIQGQRVILAGTNNYLGLTFDPDSIKAAQRSLELEGTGTTGSRMANGSYAGHSALEDELVDFLGRRSVIVFSTGYVANLGVIGTLAGAREVVLLDADCHASIYDACKLGGAEIIRFRHNDVADLERRMVRLGDRAREAIILVEGIYSMLGDQAPLREIVEVKRRLGGYLLVDEAHSFGVLGANGRGLAEELDVDSEVDILLGTFSKSLGAVGGFAACHDAQMDLLRYASRPYIFTASPAPSAIASVRSALAAIKKRPELRRQLWSNARRLYQGLAESGYQLGPQASPVIAVMLKSPHEGLAVWRALIEKGVYVNLVLPPATPGAVTLVRCSVSAAHTSEQIDQIIEAFASLRGPMGLVTVGA, from the coding sequence ATGGGACTGTTTGACAAATTCGGCAAGCTGGCAACCGAGCGCGCCAGTCTCTCGGATTCACAACTGCATCCTTTTGGAATTCGCATCGACGAGATGTATTCCCCGACCGAGGGCAGTATTCAGGGACAAAGGGTCATTCTGGCCGGCACCAATAATTATCTCGGGCTGACTTTCGACCCCGATAGCATCAAGGCGGCGCAGCGCTCACTGGAGCTTGAAGGAACCGGCACCACCGGCTCTCGCATGGCCAACGGCAGTTACGCCGGGCACAGCGCGCTGGAGGACGAACTGGTTGATTTTCTGGGGCGCCGTTCTGTCATTGTGTTCTCGACCGGGTATGTCGCCAATCTGGGTGTCATCGGAACGCTGGCGGGTGCGCGCGAGGTGGTGCTGCTTGACGCGGACTGCCACGCGAGCATCTACGACGCTTGCAAGCTGGGAGGGGCAGAGATCATCCGTTTTCGCCATAACGATGTCGCTGATCTGGAACGGCGCATGGTCCGGCTCGGCGACCGCGCGCGGGAAGCGATTATTCTGGTGGAAGGGATCTACAGCATGCTGGGTGACCAGGCTCCGCTCAGAGAAATAGTCGAGGTCAAGCGCCGTCTCGGAGGTTACCTGTTAGTTGACGAGGCGCATTCCTTTGGTGTCCTGGGGGCCAACGGGCGAGGGCTGGCCGAGGAGCTGGACGTGGACTCGGAGGTGGACATTCTGTTGGGCACGTTCAGCAAGAGCCTGGGCGCCGTCGGCGGATTTGCCGCCTGTCACGACGCGCAAATGGACCTGCTTCGCTACGCCAGCAGACCTTATATTTTTACTGCTTCACCAGCCCCCTCGGCGATAGCCTCGGTAAGGTCGGCGCTGGCAGCCATCAAGAAACGCCCGGAGTTGCGGCGTCAGCTGTGGTCGAACGCCCGGCGGCTTTATCAAGGTCTGGCAGAGTCAGGCTACCAGTTGGGGCCGCAAGCCAGTCCGGTGATTGCCGTCATGCTGAAGTCGCCTCACGAGGGCCTGGCCGTCTGGCGGGCGCTGATAGAGAAGGGCGTCTATGTCAATCTGGTCCTTCCTCCCGCGACACCCGGCGCCGTTACCCTGGTGCGTTGCAGCGTCAGTGCGGCTCATACATCTGAACAAATAGACCAGATCATCGAGGCCTTCGCTTCATTGCGTGGCCCGATGGGCCTCGTCACAGTGGGCGCTTGA
- a CDS encoding ABC transporter ATP-binding protein produces MRIIFAFGRSYPARTVLMLLSLLLAGVVESISLSTMLPLISAVLEDQPHSKLAVQVFGIMDTIGLEPSIPNMLVIIVVGMTLSNLLILLGNRQVGYTVAHVATDLRIDLIKASLGSRWEYYLRQPAGALANAVASEAFRASTAYEHAANMLALGIQAAAYAIIALFVSWQAAILSLLIGFVLLVAVRGLVKTSRRVGKSQTRLMRELLVYLTDTLASVKPLKAMARDDIADSLLRRHAGELNAALEREVMSRETLRALQEPMLAILAAAGLYAGLVIGGLPLSSVMVLIFVVVRMLGLLHKAQQRYHRMAAQESAYWAIKESIDNANADAEPAGGTCAPALKRHIVFENINFGYGGRQVLDDVSMSFPVGSFTTMIGPSGAGKTTVLDLICSLLEPQSGRIRVDECDLHDLDRKAWRRMIGYVTQETLLLHDSILANVTLGDRALNAADAERALRQAGAWQFVQECPGGLQSIVGERGAKLSGGQRQRIVIARALAHRPRLLILDEATSALDPESEAEICQVLKNLTPGITVIAVSHRPAVIRIADQILEVRDGKISPIHNAVDPDGTRTDEAKA; encoded by the coding sequence ATGCGGATTATTTTTGCCTTCGGCCGCTCCTATCCGGCCCGCACCGTCCTGATGCTGCTGAGTCTGCTGTTGGCAGGGGTGGTTGAAAGCATCAGCCTGAGCACGATGCTTCCCCTGATATCGGCCGTGCTTGAAGACCAGCCCCATTCAAAGCTGGCGGTCCAGGTCTTCGGGATAATGGACACGATTGGCCTGGAACCCTCGATCCCGAACATGCTGGTGATCATTGTCGTGGGCATGACGCTGAGCAACCTGCTGATCCTGCTGGGCAATCGACAGGTCGGCTACACCGTGGCGCATGTGGCAACCGACCTGCGTATTGACCTTATCAAAGCGTCGCTGGGCAGCCGCTGGGAATATTATCTACGCCAACCGGCCGGAGCACTGGCCAACGCCGTGGCAAGCGAAGCCTTCCGCGCTTCTACCGCCTATGAGCATGCGGCCAATATGCTGGCGCTGGGTATTCAGGCAGCAGCCTACGCAATCATTGCGCTTTTTGTCTCCTGGCAGGCAGCGATCCTGTCGCTGCTGATCGGCTTTGTTTTACTGGTGGCCGTGCGGGGACTGGTGAAGACATCGCGACGCGTGGGGAAAAGCCAAACCCGACTGATGCGCGAGCTGCTGGTCTACCTGACGGACACGCTTGCTTCGGTGAAACCGCTCAAAGCCATGGCCCGAGATGACATCGCCGATTCTCTATTGCGTCGTCATGCCGGCGAGCTCAACGCAGCATTAGAGCGCGAAGTAATGAGCCGCGAAACGCTGAGAGCCTTGCAGGAGCCCATGCTTGCGATCCTTGCCGCAGCGGGCCTCTACGCGGGGCTTGTCATCGGCGGACTGCCGCTGTCTTCGGTGATGGTGCTCATATTCGTGGTGGTGCGCATGCTGGGGCTGCTGCACAAGGCGCAGCAGCGCTATCACCGGATGGCCGCGCAAGAGAGCGCCTACTGGGCCATTAAAGAGTCGATCGACAACGCTAATGCCGATGCCGAGCCTGCTGGAGGGACCTGCGCTCCTGCCTTGAAGCGGCATATCGTTTTCGAAAATATCAACTTTGGCTACGGGGGGCGGCAGGTTCTTGACGACGTGTCGATGAGCTTTCCGGTCGGTTCATTCACCACCATGATCGGTCCTTCCGGTGCAGGCAAGACCACCGTGCTCGACCTGATCTGTTCGCTGCTCGAGCCACAGTCCGGACGCATCAGAGTAGACGAATGTGACTTGCATGACCTGGACAGGAAGGCCTGGCGCCGCATGATCGGCTACGTCACACAGGAAACCTTGCTGCTGCACGATAGCATCCTGGCGAACGTCACCTTGGGCGACAGGGCCCTGAATGCTGCCGACGCAGAGCGCGCGCTCCGTCAAGCCGGTGCATGGCAGTTCGTGCAGGAGTGTCCCGGCGGGCTGCAATCGATCGTAGGCGAGCGCGGTGCCAAACTTTCCGGAGGGCAAAGGCAGCGTATCGTCATCGCGCGTGCCTTGGCGCATCGCCCCAGGCTACTGATCCTGGACGAAGCCACCAGCGCGCTCGATCCGGAATCGGAGGCCGAAATATGCCAGGTGCTAAAGAATCTGACCCCTGGCATCACCGTCATTGCGGTGTCCCATCGTCCTGCCGTGATCCGCATTGCAGACCAGATTCTCGAGGTGCGAGATGGCAAGATTTCGCCCATACACAATGCCGTCGATCCTGACGGCACTCGGACTGACGAGGCGAAAGCCTGA
- a CDS encoding GGDEF domain-containing protein translates to MKIEILKQAVMDSRDGITISDNCIDDNPLIFVNPAFERMTGYSFEEITNINCRYLQRNDRKQPELKIVHNAVKKGEYCLVTLRNYRKDGTMFWNELSISPIHDENGAVTNFIGIQKDVTPRMIIQQQLRDEHQSLEKMKIHFEQLSIKDGLTGIYNRRFFDTQLEIQCKIACRNGDSLTLAIIDVDHFKSFNDIYGHQAGDEALIRVADSLNKSFQRGSDFAARYGGEEFVILSNGMAKDQAALYVKSLCQRVRDLRIPHSASSTGYLTISIGYSVHTFGPLHPSNVLLAQADKALYVAKERGRDQFFSL, encoded by the coding sequence ATGAAGATTGAAATTCTAAAACAAGCGGTTATGGACTCACGGGACGGTATCACCATCTCCGACAATTGCATTGACGATAATCCGTTGATTTTTGTAAATCCTGCTTTTGAGCGCATGACTGGCTACTCGTTCGAAGAAATTACTAACATTAACTGTCGATACCTACAAAGAAACGATCGAAAACAACCTGAGCTGAAAATTGTTCACAATGCCGTTAAAAAAGGCGAGTACTGCCTAGTAACCTTGCGAAACTACCGCAAGGATGGAACTATGTTTTGGAACGAGTTAAGCATATCGCCAATTCATGATGAGAACGGAGCTGTAACCAACTTTATTGGAATCCAAAAAGATGTAACACCTAGAATGATAATACAGCAGCAACTTCGCGACGAGCATCAGTCTCTCGAAAAAATGAAAATACACTTTGAGCAACTATCCATAAAAGATGGACTCACCGGCATTTACAATCGCCGCTTTTTTGATACACAGTTAGAAATTCAATGTAAAATTGCATGCCGCAATGGTGACTCATTGACTCTTGCCATTATTGATGTTGATCACTTCAAATCATTCAATGATATTTATGGACATCAAGCGGGCGATGAAGCGTTAATACGTGTCGCAGATAGTTTGAATAAGTCCTTCCAGCGAGGCTCTGATTTTGCAGCCAGGTATGGCGGCGAAGAATTTGTGATTCTGTCCAATGGCATGGCGAAAGACCAGGCAGCGCTGTATGTCAAGTCGCTATGCCAACGAGTGCGAGATTTGAGAATACCGCACTCCGCTTCCAGCACAGGCTACTTGACTATAAGCATCGGTTATTCAGTTCATACATTTGGTCCACTGCACCCGTCTAACGTACTACTGGCGCAAGCTGATAAAGCTCTCTATGTAGCTAAAGAACGGGGAAGAGATCAATTTTTTAGTCTTTAG
- a CDS encoding LysE family translocator, whose product MEDKALYLLALSMIFLMPGPDMILLLQTGAKQGRTAALATALGLAFARACHVTLTALGLATMFKVFPWTFDVVKYAGAAYLLWIGLQMFKSSGASSPAAAENPVASPSLKAAFRRGLLTNLLNPKALLFSSILLPQFIEPNRSSVWEQFAVLGIVLVITGLLFDSIFATASAWVGRWLERSALAQRIQQWLFGTLLIGFSVRLALVQQA is encoded by the coding sequence ATGGAAGATAAAGCGCTGTATCTCTTAGCCCTTTCAATGATCTTTTTAATGCCCGGCCCGGACATGATCCTGCTGCTGCAAACCGGCGCAAAACAAGGCAGAACGGCCGCATTGGCAACCGCACTGGGTTTGGCATTTGCTCGTGCCTGCCACGTCACATTGACCGCTTTGGGGCTGGCAACGATGTTCAAAGTTTTTCCTTGGACATTTGATGTCGTTAAATACGCAGGCGCTGCTTATCTACTCTGGATAGGGTTACAAATGTTCAAAAGCAGTGGCGCAAGCTCGCCAGCAGCAGCTGAGAATCCCGTTGCATCGCCATCCTTGAAGGCAGCTTTCCGGCGTGGTCTTCTGACGAATCTGCTCAATCCGAAAGCGTTACTGTTCAGCTCAATATTGCTACCACAATTCATTGAGCCCAATCGCTCCTCCGTATGGGAGCAATTTGCCGTGTTAGGTATCGTCCTCGTAATTACAGGGCTTCTGTTCGACAGTATTTTTGCAACCGCCAGCGCATGGGTAGGCCGCTGGCTTGAACGAAGCGCGCTGGCGCAACGCATTCAGCAGTGGCTATTCGGTACTCTTCTCATAGGATTCTCCGTAAGGCTGGCACTGGTACAGCAAGCCTGA